The following proteins are encoded in a genomic region of Oncorhynchus gorbuscha isolate QuinsamMale2020 ecotype Even-year linkage group LG11, OgorEven_v1.0, whole genome shotgun sequence:
- the LOC124048431 gene encoding zinc finger protein 385C-like isoform X2 yields MLLGTLSQANPLLASLSLPGRPLQTELDLKHFLPLHVNASSPLNLFPNFNMMDPVQKAVINHTFGVAPPKRKQIISCNICHLRFNSTNQAEAHYKGHKHTRKLKSMDAQRNRQRGQGSMAGRERNRDRGKTGVAKSLPALMDPSLTEGTGLLSSHQPPTSPKLDDPLQGVSSTPMPVSETSSLDALALLSPHVSPAVYQLSELTSDGSPMEGPSPTPDSNPSLEGQGESPEAPGGEEETRQGKKSPPAKQHLHCPMCKITVNSSSQLEAHYSGSKHKQMLEGQVGAQARRRGKVMSLPRPTCRSKQAISSKARVGVALASQPFHCEMCEVSVNSETQLKQHMSSRRHKDRLSGKPQKPKFSPYTKSQPNPVLASVRWSGFPFGGVTSAIGKLASHCHLSTYSPQTKLALQKQLSKALSAGFLASHMNPATLCTMASNPLTLRCPPGPGHTPLIQTPLLSPALFRPAPGPLRATHTPIIFSPY; encoded by the exons GTACACTGTCCCAGGCCAACCCCCTCCTGGCCTCCCTATCCCTCCCGGGACGGCCCCTCCAGACCGAGCTGGACCTCAAGCACTTCCTGCCGCTCCACGTCAACGCCTCCTCCCCCCTCAACCTCTTCCCCAACTTCAACATG ATGGACCCGGTTCAGAAGGCGGTTATCAACCACACGTTCGGTGTTGCACCGCCTAAGAGGAAACAGATCATCTCCTGCAACATCTGTCACCTCCGCTTCAACTCCACC AACCAGGCTGAGGCTCACTACAAGGGCCACAAGCACACACGCAAGCTGAAATCCATGGACGCCCAGAGGAACCGTCAGAGGGGCCAGGGCTCcatggcagggagggagagaaacagagacagggggaagacTGGAGTGGCAAAGTCCCTACCAGCACTGATGGACCCCAGCCTCACAGAAGGAACAG gccTGCTCTCGTCTCACCAGCCCCCCACCAGCCCGAAGCTGGATGACCCCCTCCAGGGGGTCTCCTCCACCCCTATGCCTGTCTCGGAGACCTCTTCCCTGGACGCCTtggccctcctctccccccacgtCTCCCCTGCTGTCTACCAGCTCTCGGAGCTCACGTCAGATGGTAGCCCTATGGAGGGCCCCAGCCCGACCCCAGACTCCAACCCGTCACTGGAGGGCCAGGGAGAGTCCCCAGAGGcaccaggaggagaagaggagaccaGGCAGGGCAAAAAGAGCCCCCCTGCCAAGCAGCACCTCCACTGTCCCATGTGCAAAATCACAGTCAACTCCTCATCCCAGCTAGAAGCCCACTATAGCG GCTCCAAACACAAGCAGATGCTGGAGGGCCAGGTGGGTGCTCAGGCGCGACGCCGAGGCAAGGTAATGTCATTACCTAGGCCGACATGCAGGAGCAAGCAGGCAATAAGCAGCAAGGCCAGGGTGGGCGTGGCCCTGGCTAGCCAACCGTTCCACTGCGAGATGTGCGAGGTGTCCGTCAACTCGGAGACGCAGctcaaacag CACATGAGCAGCAGAAGACACAAAGACCGGTTGTCAGGAAAGCCCCAGAAACCGAAGTTCAGCCCTTATACTAAGAGCCAGCCAAACCCTGTTTTAGCG AGCGTGAGATGGAGTGGTTTCCCGTTTGGGGGGGTGACCTCGGCCATAGGGAAACTGGCCAGCCACTGCCACCTCAGCACTTACAGCCCTCAG ACCAAACTGGCCCTGCAGAAGCAGCTGTCCAAGGCCCTGTCGGCAGGTTTCCTGGCCAGCCACATGAACCCGGCCACCCTTTGCACCATGGCCTCCAATCCTCTGACCCTGCGGTGCCCCCCGGGGCCAGGCCATACACCCCTCATCCAGACCCCCCTGCTCAGCCCCGCGCTCTTCAGGCCTGCCCCGGGGCCCCTGAGGGCCACTCACACGCCCATCATCTTCTCGCCGTACTAG